aaataattattatgtctttaatcttactaatcactctttgcaagtttcatataatcatcataactaaaatttaaatacgagatagattttgcaacgcgcgtcgcatagcggtaaacgaacgaagtagcgattaccgaatattgctattgcaatgttgttggaatgttgctgtcacattctcatgaaatattacaattacatgttgcaataatgtctctacaatattacattgcaacttgcaagattgtaacattgctgcaatgtaattgcaatgttctgtgctgtatgggctGAAACAATAGCATCTATGGTATCACCTTCTCATGATAATAATCTAggtaagattaatattatacgaaaaattttaaaataccgtAAATAACTCATTACATTTATATCGCATGATATATACATGatgtatatgttattttttatttcagaaaatattcagcctagtaataaaaagaatgtaaaGGAAAGATTATCAGCTGAAGAAGAGGAAATATTagacactcaaaaaaatatttcgctgatgtaattagatttctagatatcgcaacaagaatgtatcgctatttttcgtatctgtgaaaacattgtttgtcacatatagaatttatagcagtaatgttctagcaatagcttctgaaaaatttaggtaccattgctaaatgttattcattgcatgatctaacacgtgattgatcttatatagataggcgctttagagaaactttctttttaaagttcacaaacaatacagatatatattctgtttctgtcatctaaactgattaagtaattacatatgcaatatcacaacagttgctaatcatttatctgttttagttaattttttacacctagaaaattttagctattattgcaagatcatttttttgagtggaGGTCCAGTACAGAGAACCATTATGGAATccatatttatcttttatttgaaataatggaTTTAcccaaaaagattttttttgtaatgttttttctgtttttcttgcaaataaaGAACTGCCGACAATACTAATAATCTTCTTCTCGTTTCCTTCATATtagtttcattaataatttttgtacactCCATCatccaattatatttttttctttgtgacattttattttatataaactgtaTATACTGTTGTGTATGTAATGGATTTGTCGTCCTACTAAATCGCTggaagttatttttatattcaataactAGTCACGTGACTTTTTCATCGCTGAAAATGAGCGATGAGCGACGCATGAAAAGGTACCTTTATTACTGCATTCGTATAGTTCGTTGCCCGATATTCAGTGAAAAGAGGTTATGTTATACAGCAGTCGGCAACTTTTACTGACTTTTACGAACCATCACTTACGAACACTTACAAATGCTAAAGCGAACGCGGACAGTAACTTTTAATACAGCGTTGTAATAATTTCGTTATTATGGCGTTGACAATCACGGGGAGTTTCGATGCGTCGCATATCATGCTCCAACAGTGTACCAAGGTGGTTTATTAACCATCAAGAAGGACGTACCGAATAGATGCAAAGTTTCCGAGAGCTGTTAGACATCCGAAGATGTTTACgtttttacttgaaatttgaTCGTTGATCGTCGGATGTTGAAGATGTGCATTGAAAATGGAACTGCTCCGGActttaagataattaataatatcggAGGAATGTAAAATCGTAATATGAGATACTTGTGACACTCGCCCGCAGTAAGTTAACGATGACCTGGACGTAGTAATCGCAAAGAGTCCAAAGTCACTCGATATTCTATTCAACGTGTAGTTTGAATGTTTATAACAAAACCGTCTATTATACGCTccaattagaatattataaaatatacgtttaCGAAGAGATGTTTGGTGTCGATAGGTCTTGTATGACGATGCGACTGAACTTCAAAACAGTTTTACTTGTATTGGTTGTCGGAACCTTGAGTTTTCTACTTACAACATGGAACAATTGCGGAGGTAATTTGTTGTTTCATGCTGCAGATTGGAAAACAAAGTATCAACATAAGGTAGGATATCAAGTAAATATGTCTTAGAAGGTCTATCtatgatttatataatgtaacaaGAGcaagcaaattttaatatattattttatacagaataattactgatattttaattatatgtttcaATACAGGATCGTTTAAGTACTGAATCAGGATATCAAGAAATAGATTGTCACATAAACGGCGATTATTCAATAGGATGTCGTAAAGAAGGCGATGAAGTGTACATAccattttcatttattcataaatattttgaggTTTGTTAATTTAGTGTATTCAATATACTATTATTCTACATACacaatacaataatttgaTGCATAATGTTGTAGATTTATGGAAAATTAGCTACTTACGATGGTTTGGAGAGATTTGAATGGTTGCATAGCTATTCGAAAATTGTGAATCCTAAGGGAAAGTATGACTCTAGGGGTGTATTTATGacttttgaaaattacaacGTTGAAGTCAGGGATAGAGTTAAGTGCATTAGCGGTATTGATGGTGTCCCGATATCGACGCAATGGGAGAGTCAGGGATACTATTATCCCACGCAAATTGCTCAATTTGGATTATCACATTACAGTAAAAATCTTACGGAACCAGAACCGCACAGAAAAATCGTCGAGGATTCCGATAAAGTCAAGCAGAATTGGAATGTCCCTCAAGGATCGGTTATCAGCAGAATGTACGACAAACAAGTTAATAGTTACGTTTTGAAATTTGCAACACCCGAAACCAGCATTTCCGGAATCTCTTTAAAGTTGGATCACGTATTAGATTTTGTCATGAAATgggattttaatattaaggaCAATGGAAGTATTACGGTTATACTACAATActcaagagagaaaaaggagaCATTTTATCTTCATTATGTTACCAGCAATACAgtgttacataattataataatcatgtATATTATGGTATTGGACAAACTAATCATCAGTGGAGACGTCTCACTAGAGACCTTGTAGTTGATTTACAGAAAGGTCTTTACTTAAATGATAAGAGCAAGAAAAAATTACCCCGATCTAAATTAAAGGTAATCTTCAAATTATTGAATGTCAATTCGAATTGTGGTTTATTAATATTCCTAGAGaatattttcgattatttataaatcatacaAAATCTTATTTGCTTTAGATAGTCAAAATAACTTTGTATGGTTCCGGTATGATtgacaatattacattgtcgACTAGTGAACATATGGAGCAATTTTATGATGCAGCAAGATGGTTTGTTGCTAATCAAAATGTCACATCTGGTGGCTGGCCAAACCCTGTCAGGAGAAAAGTAGCACCTGGAATGGCTATTCTTGAGCCTGGATGGTACGTTACATGTTTATACATATAGACTGATAGCCTAGAGACAGActgataacaataataatttacaaaaccCTACAGTAGGAGTAacataagaattaattttacaaggaaaaaatatatgattgcAGGTACTCCAGCATGGGTCAAGGCCATGCAATATCGGTACTAGCGCGCGCGTATTATCATTCTGGGGAGGCAAAATACTTACAAGCGGCTATTAGAGGCTTGCGACCTTTTAGACTATCCTCCGTCAAAGGAGGCGTGGCAGCGCTGTTTTTAAGCAAATACATATGGTACGAGGAGTATCCCACAACGCCCTCATCTTTTATTCTCAAcggttttatttattcgcttATCGGACTTTATGACTTGAAGAGCGTAGCGACAAGTAAGGACGCGGAGGAAGCGTCCAGACTTTTTAATCAGGGTATGATTTCGTTGAAGAACATGCTAACATTGTACGACACCGGCTCAGGTACAACATATGATTTGCGTCATTTTACATTAAAGACAGCTCCTAACTTAGCTAGATGGGATTATCATTCTACTCATATTAATCAACTTCTTCTTCTTAATTCTATTGACAACGATCCTATTTTTATGACGACTGCAGAAAGATGGATAGGTTATATGAATGGCAAAAGAGCGgcacataattaattgcacaTTTAGATAAcaattctatctttttttatattatttatttatttccatttcttCCCTTTcgttttgtaaatttttttattatttttatggaaaCATAGATATATATCTGAACGCTTCTCCAgcaaagtataaatattttatgtaatttttattttgtctgaTAGTGTAGTCGGGCGATTTtagaagaattgaaattatacaaTAGAAGAAGCAAATGTgagattaatattgaaataatttaataaattaatacgtCGTGGTGAGGCTCCTGTTTTCTCTCTGCAACACTATAcgtattgaattatatatatttacttatataacaTCAGAAATAAAGAATCGTAAAGTTTTGGTTGCAGTGAAGGAACAGCAGCTTTAATATCGTTGTAGTTAAGTAGGATAAAATATACGTAATGATAGAATCTGTCTTTAACGTATTT
This window of the Linepithema humile isolate Giens D197 chromosome 1, Lhum_UNIL_v1.0, whole genome shotgun sequence genome carries:
- the Hsepi gene encoding D-glucuronyl C5-epimerase B isoform X1, whose protein sequence is MFGVDRSCMTMRLNFKTVLLVLVVGTLSFLLTTWNNCGGNLLFHAADWKTKYQHKDRLSTESGYQEIDCHINGDYSIGCRKEGDEVYIPFSFIHKYFEIYGKLATYDGLERFEWLHSYSKIVNPKGKYDSRGVFMTFENYNVEVRDRVKCISGIDGVPISTQWESQGYYYPTQIAQFGLSHYSKNLTEPEPHRKIVEDSDKVKQNWNVPQGSVISRMYDKQVNSYVLKFATPETSISGISLKLDHVLDFVMKWDFNIKDNGSITVILQYSREKKETFYLHYVTSNTVLHNYNNHVYYGIGQTNHQWRRLTRDLVVDLQKGLYLNDKSKKKLPRSKLKIVKITLYGSGMIDNITLSTSEHMEQFYDAARWFVANQNVTSGGWPNPVRRKVAPGMAILEPGWYSSMGQGHAISVLARAYYHSGEAKYLQAAIRGLRPFRLSSVKGGVAALFLSKYIWYEEYPTTPSSFILNGFIYSLIGLYDLKSVATSKDAEEASRLFNQGMISLKNMLTLYDTGSGTTYDLRHFTLKTAPNLARWDYHSTHINQLLLLNSIDNDPIFMTTAERWIGYMNGKRAAHN
- the Hsepi gene encoding D-glucuronyl C5-epimerase B isoform X2 → MTMRLNFKTVLLVLVVGTLSFLLTTWNNCGGNLLFHAADWKTKYQHKDRLSTESGYQEIDCHINGDYSIGCRKEGDEVYIPFSFIHKYFEIYGKLATYDGLERFEWLHSYSKIVNPKGKYDSRGVFMTFENYNVEVRDRVKCISGIDGVPISTQWESQGYYYPTQIAQFGLSHYSKNLTEPEPHRKIVEDSDKVKQNWNVPQGSVISRMYDKQVNSYVLKFATPETSISGISLKLDHVLDFVMKWDFNIKDNGSITVILQYSREKKETFYLHYVTSNTVLHNYNNHVYYGIGQTNHQWRRLTRDLVVDLQKGLYLNDKSKKKLPRSKLKIVKITLYGSGMIDNITLSTSEHMEQFYDAARWFVANQNVTSGGWPNPVRRKVAPGMAILEPGWYSSMGQGHAISVLARAYYHSGEAKYLQAAIRGLRPFRLSSVKGGVAALFLSKYIWYEEYPTTPSSFILNGFIYSLIGLYDLKSVATSKDAEEASRLFNQGMISLKNMLTLYDTGSGTTYDLRHFTLKTAPNLARWDYHSTHINQLLLLNSIDNDPIFMTTAERWIGYMNGKRAAHN